A window from Neodiprion fabricii isolate iyNeoFabr1 chromosome 2, iyNeoFabr1.1, whole genome shotgun sequence encodes these proteins:
- the LOC124176387 gene encoding major royal jelly protein 1-like: MNLILTGILAFAAWTSAVELDTVYTWKYLDYVWPNDSCKEDAISAGQYNASTTIPADLQPIGDYVFVSIPRKANNPASLVKVSNETGDGGPLLEPYPSWDWHTSDDCSGITSVSRLATDDCDRLWIVDSGKIGTEQVCDAQIIVFDPETDEVLLREEIPSTLAHHSTNTSRGRLEIQAVKTEGDSCENVTVLIGDPEGYGVVVYDGDNMWRVENDVIFSPNLTQATASQLPQVETDNYGVSNIDIMPPSFVEEIYVTLNPLLSNDYFAVRLSELMVEDGDLTWYKSNYTSGTNVVVSRVMTKSGVLIDGHAYWPNCSCWNNRYPTSVPEGQNVTWTNITGNPYETYTIGTKIREGPDGETDFSDEEYWQLTSLQSIFNLRSVDVDVVNFAISYGNVGYLIDGTVCDLLDPQSYNRTIEDTYMFEFDG, encoded by the exons ATGAATCTGATACTGACCGGGATACTCGCATTTGCTGCCTGGACGTCAGCTGTTGAACTTGATACCGTCTACACGTGGAAGTACTTAGACTACGTCTGGCCAAACGATTCCTGCAAAGAAGACGCGATCAGCGCTGGACAGTATAATGCCAGCACTACCATTCCAGCCGATTTGCAACCCATAg GCGACTACGTTTTTGTTTCGATTCCAAGAAAGGCCAATAATCCTGCCAGTTTGGTTAAGGTTTCGAATGAAACTGGCGATGGCGGTCCATTGCTCGAGCCCTACCCAAGTTGGGATTGGCATACGTCGGACGATTGTAGTGGGATCACCAGTGTTAGCAGGCTAGCT ACGGACGATTGCGACAGGCTGTGGATCGTCGACTCTGGGAAAATAGGGACCGAGCAGGTATGTGATGCGCAGATAATAGTGTTCGATCCGGAGACGGACGAAGTATTGCTACGTGAAGAGATACCATCTACTTTGGCGCATCATTCCACAAATACGAGCAGAGGGCGGCTCGAGATTCAAGCTGTCAAAACGGAGGGAGACTCGTGCGAAAACGTTACG GTTTTGATCGGAGACCCAGAAGGATATGGTGTTGTTGTTTATGATGGTGACAACATGTGGCGGGTGGAAAATGACGTTATATTCTCACCGAACTTGACCCAAGCTACCGCCAGCCAGCTTCCGCAGGTTGAGACCGATAATTACGGAGTTTCGAATATTGACATAATGCCCCCTTCATTTGTGGAGGAAATATACGTAACTTTGAACCCTTTGCTTTCCAACGACTATTTTGCAGTCAGACTGTCTGAGCTGATGGTCGAAGACGGTGATTTAACATGGTACAAAAGCAACTACACATCTGGTACGAATGTGGTAGTTAGCAGGGTTATGACCAAATCTGGCGTCTTGATCGACGGTCATGCTTACTGGCCGAATTGTTCCTGCTGGAACAATCGGTATCCCACTTCAGTCCCAGAAGGGCAGAATGTAACTTGG ACCAATATTACTGGAAATCCTTACGAGACATACACCATTGGCACCAAAATCCGTGAAGGGCCTGACGGTGAGACCGACTTTTCCGACGAGGAATACTGGCAACTTACCAGCCTAcaatcaatattcaatttgAGGAGCGTGGACGTGGACGTTGTTAATTTCGCAATTTCCTACGGCAACGTGGGTTACCTTATCGACGGAACGGTGTGCGATCTATTGGATCCTCAAAGCTATAATCGTACCATCGAGGATACGTATATGTTCGAGTTCGACGGCTGA